One genomic region from Metallosphaera tengchongensis encodes:
- a CDS encoding PaREP1 family protein, whose product MKEVSVQDAVYLKLEALSLQTRKSISELVADLVLGLLGEEEKFSFLQELSVEMEEEGERLRKEGDLINSGEAFWRSLSYLMRAVGLKVGLDVSSYQDHYSLVEYLAYKTGNNSLIISFVNAERLHGEFHPRPQNPEEFEFRVKHLKSLLNELRNLIDRHNLLV is encoded by the coding sequence ATGAAGGAAGTTAGCGTTCAGGACGCGGTTTACTTAAAGCTTGAAGCGTTGTCCCTTCAGACTAGGAAAAGTATATCAGAATTGGTGGCAGACTTAGTCCTAGGTCTCTTGGGAGAGGAGGAAAAGTTTTCGTTTCTCCAAGAGTTAAGCGTGGAGATGGAGGAAGAGGGCGAGAGACTTAGAAAGGAAGGAGACCTCATAAATTCAGGGGAAGCTTTCTGGAGGTCCCTCTCTTACCTAATGAGGGCCGTTGGACTTAAGGTGGGCCTAGACGTCTCAAGTTATCAAGACCATTACTCCCTTGTGGAGTACCTAGCGTATAAGACTGGGAACAACTCCCTCATTATCAGCTTCGTTAACGCCGAGAGGCTCCACGGAGAGTTTCACCCGAGACCGCAGAACCCGGAGGAGTTTGAATTTAGAGTCAAACACTTGAAATCGTTACTTAATGAACTAAGAAATTTAATTGACAGACACAATCTTTTGGTATGA